The Zygosaccharomyces rouxii strain CBS732 chromosome A complete sequence genome window below encodes:
- the MOT1 gene encoding DNA-binding ATPase (highly similar to uniprot|P32333 Saccharomyces cerevisiae YPL082C MOT1 Essential abundant protein involved in regulation of transcription removes Spt15p (TBP) from DNA via its C-terminal ATPase activity forms a complex with TBP that binds TATA DNA with high affinity but with altered specificity), with protein sequence MTSQVSRLDRQVILLETGSTQFVRNMAADQMGDLAKEHPEDILSLLSRVYPFLLVKKWETRVTAARAVGGIVCHAPVWDPNENDGEIKTEDADDEETNAKVKLEHEMQVKLEEAEHDELLLQQEDSRQTLSLSDWSLHELLKSKKVLLASSMNDYGDGNTRKQPKKDLGINGEFYDELKEINNGNNGVKKEEPGDVPPRQSSPSGTSSNKKSARMLAMAKRKKKMQAKSSSNKPVDLSESSVSKSLMNQHMSKSKEASMSPTTTPTSLSNPKLEITEQMDNSKIMVESMMAPILEKHEKVAGLVWQFQGIFELLLDNLINDSWEVRHGSALGLRELLKKHAFSVSRVKGKSRAENNARNKRSLEDISTRLLTVFAIDRFGDFVYDTVVAPVRESVAQTLAALLIHLDDDLCRKIFGALEQLVLQDPQVVMMPNKIWEATHGGLLGVRYFVSIKTDFLLEQHLLNNVVNIVLYGLNQPDDDVQSVAAAILSPITDQFVKLDLHTIELVLTTIWSLLTHLEDDLSSSVGSVMNLLAKLCKHEEVLHILKEKAIQHPSEWSFKSLVPKLYPFLRHSISSVRKAVLNLLNAFLSINDDSTKGWLNGKVFRLVFQNIILEQNREILDLSFQVYIQLLRDYRFKHTEKTLDHVFSKHLQPILHLLNTPIGENGKNYSMESQYILKISQHYQLHPEKKRSLSESNFDSDIPAPKNSERVNIDEPMIAGDITLLGAEVIQNTRIMGAEAFGITLSMFQESTLQSFFSNVLVRCFELSYATPRMIAGIILSTFCSSWSQLHPETEIPSFIQEIFAPVINPQLLNPDDLPTFRELVPSLKALRTQCQSLMRTFVDVGMLPQHKFPNLPIIVQGEAEAGPEAFNISLAEKVHNEYYDKMFRSMGNSYKLLAKKPLEDAKYRVFLAIEAAKESRRARNSSILSNYAAASLRFGGLPTKLNPIIRAFMDSIKEEKNGKLQRLAGDSIIYLIKQLLENDRANVANKICKNLCGFLCVDTSEVPEFAAHSQLKDSMLTIVKENSPPPSPDDVHLQRLTEEAQIKRRGGLYTLGQLLQLFGSETFQRVTQFHSCLFEPLDNSSEWKEKDSLTDVVGQSVVDALGALRATYSYMSGELKTNEIWPRFPILLELLRCRFSVIRYSAARTFADLAKLSPIPVMTFIIREVLPLLNSAGSTIDRQGATELVYHLSISMSHDILPYVIFLIVPLLGRMSDSNTDVRSLSTTTFALIIKLVPLEAGIADPEGLPEDLMAGRERERDFIQQMMDSSKAKPFKLPIAIKATLRKYQQEGVNWLAFLNKYHLHGILCDDMGLGKTLQAICIIASDQYLRRQDYEKTHSVETRPLPSLIVCPPSLTGHWEAEFEEYSPFLKIVVYAGGPSTRYPLRDKLHEADIIVTSYDVARNDLSVIAQFDYNYCILDEGHIIKNAQSKLAKAVKQFRSNHRLILTGTPIQNNVVELWSLFDFLMPGFLGTEKMFQERFAKPIAASRNSKTSSKEQEAGALALEALHKQVLPFMLRRLKEDVLSDLPPKIIQDYHCELSDLQKQLYEDFSRKQKTVVQKDIENTADTDNKQHIFQALQYMRKLCNHPALVLSPDHPQLKQVESYLKQTHMDLHDISNAPKLLALRNLLFECGIGEQDIDRKSPVNQLPSTVNVISQHRALIFCQLKDMLDMVENDLFKRYMPSVTYMRLDGSVEARDRQKVVRKFNEDPSIDCLLLTTKVGGLGLNLTGADTVIFVEHDWNPMNDLQAMDRAHRLGQKKVVNVYRIVTKGTLEEKIMGLQKFKMNIASTVVNQQNNGLSSMNTNQLLDLFDTDNVPSQEKEEKPSQAANGEAGIEEVANETGLSGKAKEALGELKELWDPSQYEEEYNLDNFIKTLR encoded by the coding sequence ATGACCTCACAGGTTTCGCGGTTAGACCGTCAGGTCATCCTACTAGAGACAGGTTCTACGCAGTTTGTAAGGAATATGGCGGCCGATCAAATGGGAGATCTAGCAAAAGAACATCCTGAAGATATCCTTTCGCTGCTTTCAAGGGTGTATCCGTTTCTTCTGGTAAAGAAATGGGAGACTAGAGTGACAGCGGCAAGAGCTGTTGGTGGTATAGTTTGTCATGCACCAGTATGGGATCCTAATGAAAATGACGGAGAAATTAAGACTGAAGATGCGGATGATGAGGAGACTAATGCTAAGGTTAAACTGGAACACGAAATGCAAGTTAAATTGGAGGAAGCCGAGCACGATGAACTTTTGCTGCAACAAGAAGATTCGAGACAaacattatcattatcgGACTGGAGTTTACATGAATTACTAAAATCTAAAAAAGTACTACTGGCGTCTAGTATGAATGATTATGGTGATGGCAACACTAGGAAGcaaccaaagaaagatttaGGTATAAATGGGGAATTttatgatgaattgaaagagatcaataatggtaataatggagtgaaaaaggaagaaccaGGTGATGTACCACCTAGACAATCATCGCCATCTGGTACTAGTAGTAATAAAAAATCTGCAAGAATGTTAGCAATGgcaaagaggaaaaagaaaatgcaGGCCAAGAGCTCATCGAATAAACCTGTTGATCTTTCAGAAAGTTCAGTATCGAAAAGTTTAATGAATCAACATATGAGTAAAAGTAAAGAAGCCAGTATGAGCCCGACAACGACGCCAACTTCGTTATCAAATCCTAAATTAGAAATTACGGAGCAAATGGATAATAGTAAAATCATGGTCGAATCAATGATGGCCCCCATATTAGAAAAGCATGAAAAAGTTGCAGGTTTAGTTTGGCAATTTCAAGGTATAtttgaattattattagaCAATTTGATTAACGATTCATGGGAAGTACGACATGGTTCTGCATTAGGGTTGAgagaattgttgaaaaaacaTGCCTTTAGTGTCAGTAGAGTTAAAGGTAAATCAAGAGCTGAAAACAATGCAAGAAATAAAAgatctttggaagatattTCAACTAGACTTTTAACAGTATTTGCCATTGATAGGTTTGGTGATTTTGTCTATGATACGGTGGTGGCACCTGTAAGAGAATCTGTTGCACAAACTTTAGCTGCCCTATTAATTCATTTAGATGACGATCTATGTCGGAAAATTTTTGGTGCTCTAGAACAATTGGTACTTCAGGATCCGCAAGTTGTTATGATGCCTAATAAAATTTGGGAAGCCACACATGGTGGTCTTCTTGGAGTACGATATTTTGTTAGCATAAAGACAGATTTTCTTTTAGAACAACATTTGTTAAACAACGTGGTTAACATCGTTCTTTATGGATTGAATCAGCCCGACGATGATGTACAAAGTGTAGCGGCAGCTATCTTATCACCGATCACCGATCAATTCGTAAAGTTGGATTTACACACCATTGAATTGGTACTAACAACAATTTGGTCGCTCTTAACCCACTTAGAAGATGATCTTTCGTCAAGTGTAGGATCAGTAATGAATTTATTGGCTAAATTGTGTAAACATGAAGAAGTTTTACACAttttaaaggaaaaagcTATACAACATCCTTCAGAGTGGTCCTTCAAATCATTGGTACCAAAATTGTATCCATTTTTAAGGCattccatttcatcagTGAGAAAAGCTGTTCTCAATCTTTTAAATGCATTCTTATCCATAAACGACGATTCAACAAAGGGTTGGCTCAACGGTAAAGTCTTCCGATTGGTTTTCCAGAATATTATTTTAGAACAAAACAGAGAAATTTTAGATCTATCGTTCCAAGTTTACATTCAACTGTTACGTGATTATAGGTTTAAACATACCGAAAAGACGTTGGATCATGTCTTTAGTAAACATTTACAACCAATTTTACACCTTTTGAATACTCctattggtgaaaatggtaaaaacTACAGTATGGAATCTCAATACATTCTGAAAATTTCCCAACATTATCAATTACATCCggagaagaaaagatcattATCTGAATCTAATTTTGATTCGGATATACCAGCTCCCAAAAATAGTGAGCGTGTTAATATTGATGAACCAATGATTGCAGGTGACATTACTCTATTAGGAGCAGAAGTCATTCAAAATACTAGAATTATGGGTGCTGAAGCCTTTGGTATTACTTTATCCATGTTTCAAGAATCTACTTTAcaatcatttttttcaaatgttctGGTACGTTGTTTCGAATTATCCTATGCGACTCCAAGAATGATCGCAGGTATCATTTTATCGACATTTTGTTCATCATGGAGTCAATTACATCCTGAGACTGAAATACCATCATTTATTCAAGAAATATTTGCACCTGTAATTAATCCTCAATTGTTAAATCCTGATGATTTACCTACTTTTAGAGAATTAGTACCCAGCTTAAAGGCATTAAGAACTCAATGCCAGAGTTTAATGAGAACGTTTGTCGACGTGGGGATGTTGCCACAACATAAATTCccaaatttaccaattATAGTTCAAGGTGAAGCTGAAGCTGGTCCAGAGGCCTTCAACATTTCACTTGCAGAAAAAGTCCATAATGAATATTATGATAAGATGTTTCGATCAATGGGTAACTCCTATAAGTTGTTAGCTAAAAAACCACTTGAAGATGCAAAATACAGGGTGTTTTTAGCTATTGAGGCCGCTAAGGAGTCTAGAAGAGCTCGTAATTCAAGCATTCTTTCCAACTATGCAGCCGCTTCCCTAAGGTTTGGTGGGTTGCCAACTAAATTGAACCCCATTATTAGAGCATTTATGGATAGTATcaaggaagagaaaaatggtAAGTTGCAGCGCTTGGCAGGTGATTCTATCATATATCTGATCAAGCAGTTACTGGAGAACGATAGGGCCAATGTCGCTAACAAGATCTGTAAAAACCTTTGTGGATTTTTATGTGTGGATACTTCTGAGGTTCCTGAGTTTGCTGCTCATAGTCAATTGAAGGATTCTATGCTAACTATAGTTAAGGaaaattcaccaccacccTCACCTGATGATGTCCATTTACAAAGATTGACCGAAGAGGCACAAATAAAACGTAGAGGTGGTCTTTACACGTTAGGTCAATTGTTGCAACTATTTGGATCCGAAACTTTCCAAAGGGTTACTCAATTCCACAGCTGTCTTTTCGAACCATTGGATAACAGTAGTGAatggaaagagaaagattCTTTGACAGATGTAGTAGGACAATCTGTGGTAGACGCACTGGGAGCTTTAAGAGCTACTTATTCTTACATGAGTggtgaattgaaaacaaaTGAAATTTGGCCTCGTTTCCCTATTCTTTTAGAATTGTTGAGATGCCGTTTTTCTGTGATTAGATATTCTGCTGCTAGAACTTTCGCAGATTTAGCTAAATTATCTCCAATTCCAGTTATGACTTTTATCATTAGAGAAGTATTACCTCTATTGAACAGTGCAGGTTCTACTATTGATCGTCAAGGTGCTACAGAATTAGTGTATCACTTGTCCATTTCAATGAGTCATGATATTTTGCCTTATGTGATCTTTTTGATTGTACCACTTTTGGGTCGTATGAGTGATTCCAATACCGATGTAAGAAGCTTGTCTACCACAACGTTTGCTCTAATCATCAAATTGGTACCATTGGAAGCCGGTATTGCTGATCCTGAAGGGTTACCAGAGGATTTGATGGCTGGTCgtgaaagagaaagagattTTATTCAACAGATGatggattcttcaaaggCAAAACCATTCAAATTGCCTATTGCTATTAAGGCAACTTTGAGAAAATACCAACAAGAAGGTGTAAATTGGCTTgcatttttgaacaaatatCATTTGCATGGTATTCTATGTGATGATATGGGTCTCGGTAAGACTCTACAGGCAATTTGTATTATTGCCAGTGATCAATATTTGCGTAGACAAGATTATGAAAAGACTCATTCTGTAGAGACTAGACCTCTACCATCGCTAATTGTGTGTCCACCTTCATTAACAGGGCATTGGGAAGctgaatttgaagagtattcaccatttttgaaaattgtcGTTTACGCTGGTGGTCCTTCTACCAGATACCCACTAAGAGATAAACTACATGAGGCAGATATCATTGTTACTTCTTATGATGTTGCAAGAAACGATTTATCCGTGATTGCCCAATTCGATTACAATTACTGTATTTTAGATGAAGGTCACATCATCAAGAACGCACAATCCAAATTGGCCAAGGCGGTTAAACAGTTCAGATCCAATCACAGGTTAATCTTAACTGGTACACCAATTCAAAACAATGTGGTTGAATTATGGTCATTGTTCGACTTCTTGATGCCTGGATTTTTGGGAACTGAAAAGATGTTCCAAGAAAGATTTGCTAAACCAATTGCTGCCTCTAGGAACAGTAAAACATCTTCTaaggaacaagaagcaGGTGCCTTGGCTTTGGAAGCTTTGCATAAGCAAGTTTTACCATTCATGTTAAGAAGATTGAAGGAAGATGTCCTTTCTGATTTGCCACCAAAGATCATTCAAGACTACCATTGTGAATTAAGTGATCTACAAAAACAATTATATGAAGATTTCTCCAGGAAACAGAAAACAGTTGTTCaaaaagatattgaaaataCAGCCGATACGGATAACAAGCAACACATTTTCCAAGCACTGCAGTACATGAGGAAGCTTTGTAACCATCCAGCTCTTGTGTTATCTCCTGATCATCCTCAATTGAAACAAGTGGAAAGTTATTTGAAGCAAACACATATGGATTTACACGATATTTCTAATGCCCCCAAATTACTTGCATTAAGGAACTTGTTGTTCGAGTGTGGTATTGGTGAACAAGATATAGATAGAAAATCACCAGTGAACCAACTTCCTTCTACGGTTAATGTTATTTCACAGCATCGTGCTTTAATATTTTGTCAATTGAAAGACATGTTAGATATGGTCGAaaatgatcttttcaaaaggtaCATGCCCTCTGTCACTTATATGAGATTAGATGGTAGCGTGGAGGCTCGTGATAGGCAAAAGGTTGTAAGGAAATTCAATGAAGATCCATCTATTGACTGTCTACTGTTGACTACCAAAGTTGGTGGTTTAGGTTTAAATTTAACAGGTGCTGATACAGTTATCTTTGTTGAACACGATTGGAACCCAATGAATGATTTACAAGCTATGGATCGTGCACATCGTTTAGGTCAAAAAAAAGTTGTTAACGTTTACAGAATTGTGACTAAAGGTactttagaagaaaaaattatgGGTCTACAGAAGTTTAAGATGAATATTGCCTCGACTGTGGTTAATCAACAGAACAATGGTTTGTCATCAATGAACACTAATCAACTGTTGGATCTATTCGATACAGATAATGTGCCATCacaagaaaaggaagagaagCCATCTCAAGCCGCTAATGGTGAAGCAGGGATTGAAGAGGTTGCAAATGAGACAGGTTTATCAGGCAAGGCTAAAGAAGCATTGggtgaattgaaagaattgtgGGATCCTTCTCAAtacgaagaagaatataATTTGGACAATTTCATTAAGACACTTCGTTGA
- the PCH2 gene encoding Pch2p (similar to uniprot|P38126 Saccharomyces cerevisiae YBR186W PCH2 Nucleolar component of the pachytene checkpoint which prevents chromosome segregation when recombination and chromosome synapsis are defective also represses meiotic interhomolog recombination in the rDNA) — MVYIVDAHIRGSTVQLVRHALKEETESRSRFQGDLKGFKAPAATLSHKMHVFYNVLKKVIGKRLSRYDDKELEDLVLFSDTLLAEGHGSIEVRDPPTVAQERIIKSLIKVIFHQMSVSKTDDVDQGQANLLLSLFISKIYCDKFVEASVIIASQGRLNDSVHAVVNLSEDISASRKKSVSLNKNFNINLFCCLEDVPNFFQESKLLSEEFDKIDLDGEEDSEGDTLGTSLIPSGIMSHLPLSRQTLSQTRVTLLPSRELEGLWESLYFDDRIKQRMYSYATIALKIATFTNAANENGSSAFANNKLLLVQGPPGTGKTTICKALCQKLSIRKDFSSDVDPISNNYKGVVIEISCSRIFSRWFGESSKNLATIFADVENLLKFHQEDCSFVCLLIDEVEAIAFSRNSLMNKNESTDGVRVVSTLLTQLDLLKKYNNFLVLATSNLVESLDPAFIDRADGVFYIGNPSKGGIAKILTSSLDDLISKKVLLCEEPKSTMENPIYKEALMTIAEKCSVC, encoded by the coding sequence ATGGTATATATAGTTGATGCGCACATTAGAGGCAGTACGGTTCAATTAGTACGACATGCTCTAAAAGAGGAGACGGAATCAAGAAGCAGGTTTCAAGGAGATCTCAAAGGATTTAAAGCCCCAGCGGCTACTCTGTCTCACAAGATGCATGTCTTTTACAATGTTTTAAAGAAGGTAATAGGGAAGAGATTGTCCAGATATGATGATAAGGAGTTGGAAGACTTGGTATTATTCTCAGATACACTTTTAGCTGAGGGACATGGCAGTATTGAAGTTAGGGATCCTCCGACAGTAGCACAGGAAAGAATTATTAAAAGCTTAATTAAAGTAATTTTCCACCAGATGTCTGTAAGTAAAACTGATGATGTTGATCAAGGTCAGGCCAACCTTCTATTATCACTTTTCATCAGTAAGATTTACTGTGATAAATTTGTGGAAGCTTCCGTGATAATTGCGTCTCAAGGTAGATTGAATGACTCTGTACATGCAGTGGTGAACCTATCTGAGGACATTAGCGCTTCTCGAAAAAAATCAGTATCtttgaacaaaaatttcaacataAATTTGTTTTGCTGTTTGGAGGACGTCCCAAACTTCTTCCAGGAGAGTAAATTGTTATCAGAAGAGTTCGACAAGATCGATTtagatggtgaagaagattctgAAGGTGATACTTTAGGTACAAGTCTAATACCATCAGGAATCATGAGCCATTTACCACTGTCGAGACAAACTTTATCACAGACGAGAGTAACATTACTACCATCAAGGGAACTCGAAGGTCTGTGGGAATCACTTTATTTCGATGACAGAATTAAACAACGAATGTACAGTTATGCGACCATTGCCCTAAAAATTGCAACTTTTACGAACGCGGCTAATGAAAACGGATCTAGCGCATTTGCCAACAATAAGCTTTTACTTGTGCAGGGACCTCCAGGAACTGGTAAGACTACCATCTGCAAGGCATTGTGTCAAAAATTGTCTATTCGTAAAGATTTCTCCTCTGATGTTGACCCTATCAGTAACAATTATAAAGGTGTTGTTATTGAAATCTCATGTTCCCGAATCTTCTCCCGATGGTTTGGGGAATCATCGAAAAATCTGGCCACTATATTTGCAGATGTGGAAAATCtgttaaaatttcatcaagagGATTGTTCATTTGTTTGTCTTTTGATAGACGAGGTGGAAGCCATTGcattttcaagaaataGTCTAATGAACAAAAACGAATCAACTGATGGCGTCAGAGTTGTTAGTACCCTCTTAACTCAATTAGATTTACtgaaaaaatacaataatTTTTTAGTATTGGCCACTTCTAACCTTGTGGAATCGTTAGATCCTGCTTTTATCGATAGAGCCGATGGTGTGTTCTATATCGGTAATCCTTCAAAGGGTGGTATTGCCAAAATATTAACATCGAGTCTGGATGacttaatttcaaaaaaggTACTTTTATGTGAAGAGCCCAAATCTACAATGGAAAATCCCATTTACAAAGAAGCATTAATGACAATTGCAGAGAAATGTTCAGTATGTTAA
- a CDS encoding uncharacterized protein (conserved hypothetical protein), which produces MTTIQEQIDARKRRLEQLKRLTNVDKEPPNNANIKSSVETVDSAPAQIEPSQAVSNTDHGNKNSQDSQQSQESQDYSPHDGTEIMRNALREPLDELDRRTDKAIQRLVRQRLISDAMNRE; this is translated from the coding sequence ATGACAACTATACAGGAACAAATCGATGCAAGGAAAAGGCGGCTAGAGCAGCTGAAACGATTAACTAATGTTGACAAGGAGCCTCCTAATAACGCTAACATTAAAAGTTCAGTTGAAACAGTTGACTCAGCCCCTGCTCAAATTGAGCCTAGTCAAGCAGTAAGTAATACAGATCATGGAAATAAGAATTCACAGGATTCACAACAATCCCAAGAATCCCAAGATTATTCACCACATGATGGAACGGAAATCATGAGAAATGCTCTGAGAGAACctcttgatgaattagatAGACGAACAGATAAGGCCATCCAGAGACTAGTAAGACAGAGGTTAATCTCAGACGCAATGAACCGGGAATGA
- the GDT1 gene encoding putative ribosome biosynthesis protein GDT1 (similar to uniprot|P38301 Saccharomyces cerevisiae YBR187W Hypothetical ORF), translating into MSTEISAADGGNLPQSGFTSFLMAVSMIGVSEIGDKTFLIAALMAMRHTRWLVFSSAASSLAIMTVLSGLVGHTFVSIISERYTRFLAGMLFLIFGYKLTLEGLEMSKDAGVEDELAEVEEEIAVNDLNTNATDLESGVVVEKNRFKSIKDWKDALTLVTQKLSVLFSPIWIQIFSMVFLGEFGDRSQISIIAMASDSNYWYVIFGAVVGHFICTGVAVVGGKFLATKISMRTVTLGGAFSFFIFAIHYIYEAFQTD; encoded by the coding sequence ATGTCTACAGAAATCTCTGCAGCAGATGGTGGCAATCTACCTCAATCTGGATTCACATCTTTCCTCATGGCCGTTTCGATGATTGGTGTCTCTGAAATAGGTGATAAAACCTTCTTAATCGCTGCATTAATGGCCATGCGTCATACTAGATGGCTTGTTTTTTCATCGGCAGCATCTTCACTAGCCATTATGACAGTATTATCAGGGCTGGTTGGACACACATTTGTTTCTATCATATCGGAACGTTATACCCGTTTTCTGGCGGGTATGTTATTCTTAATCTTCGGTTATAAATTGACATTGGAAGGGCTTGAAATGTCAAAGGATGCTGgtgttgaagatgaattagcTGAAGTggaggaagaaattgcagTCAATGACTTGAATACCAATGCTACAGACTTAGAAAGTGGTGTGGTCGTAGAGAAAAATCGTTTTAAAAGTATTaaagattggaaagatGCGTTGACGCTAGTAACACAAAAATTATCCGTACTATTCTCTCCAATTTggattcaaatcttctcGATGGTTTTTCTAGGTGAGTTTGGTGATCGTTCTCAAATTAGTATCATTGCTATGGCTTCTGACAGCAATTATTGGTATGTGATCTTTGGTGCGGTTGTAGGTCATTTTATTTGTACTGGAGTTGCAGTGGTCggtggtaaatttttagCTACAAAAATTAGTATGAGAACGGTTACATTAGGTGGTGccttctctttctttatctttgCCATTCACTATATTTATGAGGCATTCCAAACGGActaa